The sequence TATTCCGAAGGCGTGGTTCCAAACTCGGCAATTGTCGCTTTGTTGTCCTTTTTTATGTCGCATCTACTTCCATTAGATTCTCAAGACTCGAAAAGCCGCATACTTGAAGGCGGCGCACATACCATATCAATCAAGGAATTCGAAGAAGTGACATCAAGTCTCACTTCGTCCATACCCGGCCGCACAGTATGGGATCTATTCCTAAAAAGATTATGGCAGCTCGATTGCCTCGATTCACTGGAGGAATTCTTCGGTTTGGTCTCCGATTTGGTAACCAAAACGCGCGAGGACCAATTGCGCGACCAGAACAATGGTATGGCCCCAGAGCCAGGCAAAATGCGATTTTCTCGGACATCCCCCCTGGGCATGTTCATACGGAGAGCGCAGCTGGAATATGCCAGGCTCCAATTCCACGATTCAGTAGCGCTGTGGCGTGCTTTCATCAGGTATAGAATGCCTACATATTATGCTTGGGCCAAGAGGAATCCAATGGACAGCCAAACTAAAGTAGATGTGAACCTCGTAGAGCTTGGCTTGGATGTGGATAGTCCTCTGGCAAAGGTTGTCTACGGGGATTTAGAAAacgatgaagaagacacCAAAGTCGCGCTGAGCACCAAGGACATGGAAAGACTATTGGAGTTTCAGGTTGAAGAAATGCAAAGTAACCAGTTTTACTCTCTTCATCATTACATGACATTATTTGTACTGATATTGGTCTAGGCAAAGGCACAAGGGTTACGGAGGAAATGCGGAAGAGGTTACGGCAGATGCTTGCCTCTGGCGTCGCTGTTCCGTCACTCTCCCATTATGTAAGGTAAGATATATGCAGATCAAAACCGCTGATTTTCGAGGAAGCTGCTAACATATGTGACAAAAGGTTCCTCGATTCCTGGAGAGCTGGGGATTACCCGTCctcttttgacaatctcCATCGATACTTCGACTATGCTATGCATAATCGGGATCGCGCCTGTTACCAATATGCATTACTAAATCTGGCCACTCTTCAAGCCGATTTTGGATGCCTTGGGGAAGCAGTCTCTGCTATGCAGGAGGCCATCTCCATAGCTCGGGAAACTCAGGATATGCACTGCTTGAATTATTGTATGAGCTGGCTGTATCATTGCCGAAAAGCATGGCCTAGTGCTGTGAGGGATGTTCAAAACACCGGAATGCTCGGAAGTGACAGAGAAGCACTGGCCTTTCTGCAAGCCAAAGCCCGGGAGAATGAGATGTGGGGTCTCCTGAGCACATCGATACTAGCGGAAGCAAAGCTTGAGTTATGTTATGTATGGGGTATACGGGGACGCCCTTTTTGAGTTGCATGCTGACCATATTTTCTTAGGGAGAAAGCATTAGTTCTGTCTTTGAACATGTCACGAAGGCAGCTCACCTAAATGCGACCCAAAATCTAAACCCATCGATGGCCCAATTGCTCGTGATACAAGCAGTATTATTCATGCGTCTTGGTAAGACAATGCTCAATCTAAGCGCCGTCAGAGTCTAATTCGCCCTCAAAAGGCGCCTCACATTTGGCGATGGCCATGTACGATGTATTCCGGGAATGCTACTCGGAAGATGCTATTTTTGACGACTACCTCAAAGCTACTTTCCGAAGTTCTCTTCTGGTAAATTTTCCTTGGAATGCGTTCTCACTTGGGGCTCTATAGATTGACATAGACCTAGCTATTTTTTAGCGGTAATCATAGCAAAGCTATGCAGCAACTGGAGGAAGTCGCGTCCAATGACTTCCATAGCCTTAAGAGTCAGCAAATCTGGACTTTCGCACATGGTCTCCTTAAACTAAGACAACAAATACGCCGGTATTTCTTGAACCAATCTTTGTCAACAGCGTCGATGGCTAACTGGCAGTAGGGATGACAAAGTGGCCGTGGAGCACCTTATTTCACAACTCCAAGCATGCGTACCAAGCGAACCGGACCAAGCAATCTCCTTATCTTTATTGCAGACAGAATTCTTTATAAGCAAAGGAGACTATAGTTCAGCGCTCAGGTCGATTGAGCAAGTAGCAAAATCAACCCAGCAGGGTAATTTCGACGTTTCTCTTCAAATCGGACTTTTGAACCTGAAAGCTCGCGTTTTTCAGAATACAGACCAGCCGGAGCGCGCCTTTTCTCTTGTGATGCGAGCCGCCAGCATAGCCTACCGAGCCCGAGTGCTTCCCGGTCTTTGGGAAGCCCTCGGAAACCTCGCCGTGATCCTGATCGCCTTCCAAGAATTCGATGCGGCTGCAGATATCTTAGAAAGCATCATGCCTCAGGTATTGGAGGGCGAGGACTGTATGTTGGCCGCCCGCACGTACTCCCTGCTGGCGGATGCAAACATGGGCCTGGCCGGACGAAACAAGCACGATGGGGTAAGACAAAAGGAACATATAGCAAGAGCATCGGAGTTCATCGACTGTGCGTTTGAAGGGTACTCAAAGGCTGAGGACGTGCGGGGCCAGTGCGAGATGACGTCGAAGAAAGCCACACTGATGCATCTCTCTGGTGATTTGGCGTTGGCGAATGACTACGCCGCCAGATATCTCGATCTCAAAAAAGCAGGATGACCTTGGCAGCGTCCTGTGGCTGAAACCGATTTTGCTTGTATCTAAAGTTAGAATGGCGTGTTCGGATGGGACGAGGCGGCACTTCAAACAGGAGAAAGCGGTGGCAGGTGAATTGTATGTAATACGATGTTGTAACCATTAAAAGAAGCCCTGCAGCCGCGATACAGGGATTCAGTGCTTGTCTTGCGGAGTAAGTTAGGAGTCCTTGGCAGGAAATTGCAGTGGAATCCGCCTCCTCGGGAGTGCCTCTTATCCCAGCATTTCCCGGTGCTGGCTCACGGATTCAAGATCTAGCACAGCAGAGGGCGCGTCACGCCGCCCGCCTGGCGAGTCGATGATGACGGCGGCGGTTGCTGGCGAAGTGCGATAGAGTTCCGTCGATGATGCCAAGACTCGACCCAGCCACTCAGCCGCCGCGATTAGTCAGCCAGCGACAGAGTTTTGGGCCGCCACCTTCCCGCTTTGGGACACCCTTGCCTCCCTGGGCAGCTGCGACCAACTTAAAAAGACGCCCAaccttcttcctccaccATCACCACTCATCGTCAGTCAACTTCATCTCCTCCACTCCGCTTCCCACGCAGTCCACAAGCAGCTTGCACAGGCAACAGCGCTTCTCcaaatcttctctttatcATATACCAACTTGTTAGAGCGGTTCGGCAAAACAGCTGAGTTTATGTCAATCGAAAACCTCAAGACCTTTGGTAAGTCATCCCCTCTCCCGCCACATCGCCCTCCTTGAGGACCCATCACAACACAGGGCTTGCTTGGTTGCGCACGTCGAATGAGACGCCGAAGACATCTTCGATAAGAAACATCAAAGCGTCTTCGTGCAGTCTTGCAGAATGAGAAGCCTTGTGTCGCGTGATGCCAATCTTTGAAGCTCCTGCCGCTTGAGCGGGGTAGTTGTGCGCAGTGGCTTGGATCGTCGAAACCCAACACGAAGGCTGACCATAACCCTTCTTGAACAGACCCCTTCGCCGAAGCTGACGAAGATACCGGCGATACAAAACAATCTCAAAATTATATCCACATACGGATACAACGTATGTACACTCTTGACTCTTGCTGCCCCTTTTTCTACCTTTGCTCGTTCGTATGGCGTCTTGGCTTGGCATGACAGGTAACTAACACGTCACTCAACCATAGAGCGCAATGGTCGTAAGACTCTGACCACTGTCCAAGGTCTCCCGAAAAAGTTCGACCAGAAAAAGATTCTCAAGGTcatcaaaaagaaattcGGTATGTTACATCCCCAGATGACACCAACTTCGTCGACGACGCCCACTGACTTAACCTGTCCTTATTTCAGCTTGCAATGGCACCATCGTGAATGATAGTGAGATGGGCGAAGTGATCCAGCTCCAGGGGGATCAGCGCAAAGATGTCCAAGAATTCTTGACCGACAAGAAAGAAGGACTTGAGCTTGACGCCAAGACCATCAAGGTCCACGGGTTCTAAGTCAAGGTTCGCGTTCCTCTCGTCGTCTTCCTGCCAGTCTACACTCAAGAAAGTCGGTATGACGTACCACTTCGTGACTTTCTTGATCGGTTTTTGATATGCTTTTACCGAAGCCGTAGACATGAGCTTTCTTCGAAGACATGCCGATTTATCTTTCTCGCGGCTTGCCAATATCAAACGCCACCACGGGAGGAAAGGTCCCATCATGGGTTGATGACGAGTAGCGACGTCGAATGGATAACCCATGATTGCATAGATTGATACTTTTATTGTTCCTGTCTTGGATGACGTTTCAGATGGTATGGTTTTTACAAACTGTTTCCTCCTATCTGTCCGTTATTCAGTGTGCAGGTGGTTGGGAGTAATCAGGTTGTTCTGGAATTGATGTGGTTCAGGGGGGGGTTTATCCTGTCATGCTCATCATGCAGATCACATTCTTGCCTTGCCGCAtccattctttttcttgcAACTGTTGATATGACTTATGGCACACTCTTTAAGTACATCAGTTATGACCTAGCAATCAATGATATCTAATCTGTGCTGCCTATAATTCTACTTTAAATCTGCATTCCTCATTGTAGTAAAATTTATACAGGCTATACTTAACCAAGAGGAGCCCAAGGGGCATGTGTATTTAATCACTCTTAGAGAGGGTGCTACAAGGACAGAACCAGTGCCAACAGTTGGGGGATATCTCAAAGTCTTAAAACTCGGCTCCTCCCCCGTGAGGAAGAAAGAGCTagaaacaagaaacaagCCGTACtcaagaaataaaataagaataaagacaaaaagaaaaagaaaactcaAAGGCTGGCCATCGCAAGTTTAAACTCCAGGAGGGCCATTACGCAAGTGCTCAACAACAACCATCTTCTCGGCAACGATTCCCCAGACCTTTTTGCCCAGGATGAACAGGGGTATCTCCATCTCGTTTTCTCGAGATAAGTGGAGTTGTAGGAGGAGGGAGCACATGCTTATGAAGCTGGCAATGGAGAAGACGGAGAGAGATGCGGCGGTTTCTTTCTTGATATTGATTTTGCGTTGCGTGAGGTGGTAAAGAAGGGTTAGGATCTGTTCGAGGGGGAATGATTGGAGAAAGGTGCCCTTTATTAGCCTGATAGATGGGTGAGACGGAGGTGGAAGGGGCTGGGACGAACTGAAGTAATAGATATCCATGCTGGGAGGAGCAGACGCGGATCAGATGATGCGCCGGAGAGGTGGAGAATCCAGGATGTTAGATAGGCAAGGAGAGAGTTCGTGGTGAGGAGGCGAATGACGACGGCTGGAGGTGTGTAATTAAGAAGCCTACATTGGGTTGCTTGGTGAGTTTGCAAGTTGATGGGAGGATGCAGGGCCGGAAGCGAGTGTACGGGAGTGCACGCACCATCGAGACATCATGCAATCAGCAAAGAAATACGACAAATATGCGGAAGAAAAGCACTTAAAAGCAGAATGCCCCCCAAGTTAGCAAGTCTCCGGGATATGATAATCGAAGGAATTGAAGAACATACCCAGATAATTGCCAGTGCGACCTCTGTAACCCTGAATCTCCTATCGACGTCCCAATCCACCGAAGCTACCGTCGCTGTCCCCTTCATTATCGCCGCTGTCCATCCTCCCGTCCCGCTAACGCCGTCATGTTCCGGATTCCACAAACGCGGCTCAATTCTTAACAGCTCAGTCAGAAAAGTAAACGCACATCTGAGACCCCACCATGCCGCTGGTGCGATGCTTAGTGCTCGACAGACCAGTAGAGGGAGGTACCAGCGGCGATCAACGCCTAGTATCACGGCAACGCGGGGATGTAAGGGGTTGGTAGTTACGGTCTGCGGTGACGGAGTGCGTGGGGAGGCTTTGGAGGAGACACTGGACGGggaaggaggaggaagaaagtTGGGATCGAGGAGGCTGCTCAAAAGTGCTGAAGTGCTGCGGAGACGGGTTTCAGAGGAGGCGCCATGGcgagaagaggaggaagaggacgTGGCGTCTGGGGTGGAGGAAGCCAGTCTTGAGAGCTCTTCGCTTGCTTGCTGCTTGCAGAGTGGTTTCTGGTTGCTAACCGGGAGCGTATTGTATTTATTCGATCGAACAGGAGGCGAGTTCGGGATCCAAGTGCCGGAGCGACCAGGTCTCTAGCTCAGGGCGAGTTCAGGGACAACACAATTGAAACAACGTTAAACGTGACGATTTGGGGGATTGGGTTTCTCAAGCAGCTTGCGAATGATACGTGAACCTGCCAGCTGTTCAGATGGGAAAACAGGAAATTGAACACAGTACTCAGTGGATGCTTTTCGACTAGTTAACTAAGCCTCAAGGAGCGTCTGCAAGGTTATCACTTTTAATCTGAGACCAACAGTTCGCAGCGCTAATAGCAAGAATCGAGATTTACGAAGTTGTTTCTGTCCTGAGTCTACGAGGGTGAAATTGGCCCGGTTCGCTCGAAACGGAAATTCCAGCGGCGCGACCCGATATCAGGAGCCGTGGTGTTTGAGCCGCCTCAACCCGGAGAAAAATGAAGGCATTACCCACGTCATTCTCGCTTTCCATGACCATAAAGGTTACTGCTGTAGTCAATCGCGACGATGTCACTTGTCAACGGCGACTGACCTGGAAGCCTGGGAAGTAAACACGCTTCAAGGCGTTTGCCATGGTCGGTTCTCGACGCAACGGCATGTCATATTGAGGAAGCCCAACAGCATCGATACCGCCACGCGAGTCCTGCCCACGGTTCGATTTCGAAAAACCCCTTCTATCTCCGCCTGTCTCTCGCCTCGCTTCCCAGAGGTTCTTTAATAATTATCATTTAGATGAGAGCAATTAGTTAGCGCGAGAAACTTTCAAACGGTAAGGTGATGACTAAGAACTGTGGTACATCAAGCTAATTCCTAATATCGGCTAGTTAAGAATTTCGCTGTAATATTATTCCGAATTCCGAATACGCTGACATAATATCAACATTTTTGATATCGGCGAAGATGCGCAAGTCGAAAAGCAGCATCTTTGACGAGGGTAGCGACGCCCACGCCTTTGAGAAGGCTTGCCAGGAGGCCAATTGAATGAGAAGAGTGGCGATTGATTCCTATGCCTGCCGCAGCCATGAATTCCGCATTATACCTCCCCAGCCGCTCCCTCCTCTCGTCCCTTGCCGGCTCCGCAACATCCAGGATTTCCATTCCTTCACATTCCCTATACCAGCTGAGgcccttctcctcctccggAAACCAATATGCGGCGAAAGGAACTTTTAAAGCTATAAAGCCCCGGATCCCGGCGCAGATGAGCATGAAAAACCGCGTCAAGGAGACTATGAGCAGTGCCAATCGAGACATGATACCAGACGACGTGGGATTGCTACCAGGAACATTTATTAGACCTGCATGGCGGAATCTGCCTTCGATATTCAAAGAACCCAAGTTGAGGTTAAGAATGGAGTGGATGTCGTTGAAGATGACCGTTGTGAACTTCATTAGGTATTGACGTTTTTGggctttgaagcttcaagTAATGAGCTGCTTTTGAGATATCAAGCTAATATTTGTGTGTTGGGTGAACTAGCATATTGTCATACTGCAGATTCATAAATAAGAAACTTCCGCTGAGGCTACGAGAGCGTAAGAGCCGAGCTCTTGAGCTACACAAACAGATGTATACTTCATTCGCAAAGTACATCTCCCTCGGCCCCCTTGTCTATTATTTTACTCCTGGTAACCTTATAACTGACGCCATATACAGCGGTGATATAACCTCTCTCAAAAAGACCTGCTGCCAGGGCATCTTCCAAAACTTCGCAGCCCGCATTTCCCGCCGTCCACGTACCTCTCCCCGACTCCTCTGGACGCTTCACTCATATAAGAAGTTCCCTTTCGCTCTCACATTCTCCGGCGCACAAGTCATTTCTGATCGTGCTGCAGCTCTTCCCGAAGCCAAAGGTTTCGGCATTCGGCAAACTGTGATCAGAATACAGAGCAAGCAGTCACTCATCACCCCAAGCTCTGGGGAAGAGCAGAACGCAGCGCAGCAGAGTGAGAAGCAACAGGATTGCGCAGAGTATGTCGTTCTGCAGAGATTCATGCTCAATGGGGAAGATGGAGATTGGAAGGTGTGGGGTTTGGCGGAAGAAACAACACCAGAGGATTTGGAGACGGACCCGATGTTTGCTCAGGGCTTGACCATGAAGGATCGGATCGAGATGTTGAGTATGAGATTTAAACAGTGATTTGTGCTCACGGGATCTCCGCTTTCCTTTATTGTCGAAGTTGTAAACTTCGGCTGGCATTGGAGTGCAATTGAGCCTTGAAAAAAAGAGTGCCTAAATGAATCGTTAGGTATGTCTCATGTATTATATATCTATTGTGTATACTTTGGAAATGATAGCAAGCGAACAGGAGACAATTTATGAAAGTCTTCAGCCGCCCTTGTGGCCTAATGATCAACCCCCATCAACTGCTGCACTTGGTAAGATATATGTAAATAATTCCTACATCGGTAGGTGTTAAATGAGTTTTACTATATTGTATCTTTATTTCTTAACTATTGACTTTTAAGTATTACTGGGCTCCCAGCATATACAATCTCTCCCAATGCTCCAAATCTTCGAGCATTTCCCTCTATCTTTGGCCCCAACACAGAATACACAAATCCAAATCCACATCCACATGTCCATCCAGCTCTTCGACGCAA is a genomic window of Coccidioides posadasii str. Silveira chromosome 3, complete sequence containing:
- a CDS encoding uncharacterized protein (EggNog:ENOG410PNUC~COG:S~TransMembrane:5 (i146-166o224-246i258-276o288-306i318-341o)), translated to MPLRREPTMANALKRVYFPGFQRPGRSGTWIPNSPPVRSNKYNTLPVSNQKPLCKQQASEELSRLASSTPDATSSSSSSRHGASSETRLRSTSALLSSLLDPNFLPPPSPSSVSSKASPRTPSPQTVTTNPLHPRVAVILGVDRRWYLPLLVCRALSIAPAAWWGLRCAFTFLTELLRIEPRLWNPEHDGVSGTGGWTAAIMKGTATVASVDWDVDRRFRVTEVALAIIWCFSSAYLSYFFADCMMSRWLLNYTPPAVVIRLLTTNSLLAYLTSWILHLSGASSDPRLLLPAWISITSILTLLYHLTQRKINIKKETAASLSVFSIASFISMCSLLLQLHLSRENEMEIPLFILGKKVWGIVAEKMVVVEHLRNGPPGV
- the SUI1_1 gene encoding Eukaryotic translation initiation factor eIF-1, variant 2 (EggNog:ENOG410PNPS~COG:J) codes for the protein MSIENLKTFDPFAEADEDTGDTKQSQNYIHIRIQQRNGRKTLTTVQGLPKKFDQKKILKVIKKKFACNGTIVNDSEMGEVIQLQGDQRKDVQEFLTDKKEGLELDAKTIKVHGF
- the APC5 gene encoding anaphase promoting complex subunit 5 (EggNog:ENOG410PHQY~COG:D,O~BUSCO:2110at33183), with protein sequence MARYLTPSKLALLALVSIYSEGVVPNSAIVALLSFFMSHLLPLDSQDSKSRILEGGAHTISIKEFEEVTSSLTSSIPGRTVWDLFLKRLWQLDCLDSLEEFFGLVSDLVTKTREDQLRDQNNGMAPEPGKMRFSRTSPLGMFIRRAQLEYARLQFHDSVALWRAFIRYRMPTYYAWAKRNPMDSQTKVDVNLVELGLDVDSPLAKVVYGDLENDEEDTKVALSTKDMERLLEFQVEEMQSKGTRVTEEMRKRLRQMLASGVAVPSLSHYVRFLDSWRAGDYPSSFDNLHRYFDYAMHNRDRACYQYALLNLATLQADFGCLGEAVSAMQEAISIARETQDMHCLNYCMSWLYHCRKAWPSAVRDVQNTGMLGSDREALAFLQAKARENEMWGLLSTSILAEAKLELCYGESISSVFEHVTKAAHLNATQNLNPSMAQLLVIQAVLFMRLGASHLAMAMYDVFRECYSEDAIFDDYLKATFRSSLLLFFSGNHSKAMQQLEEVASNDFHSLKSQQIWTFAHGLLKLRQQIRRDDKVAVEHLISQLQACVPSEPDQAISLSLLQTEFFISKGDYSSALRSIEQVAKSTQQGNFDVSLQIGLLNLKARVFQNTDQPERAFSLVMRAASIAYRARVLPGLWEALGNLAVILIAFQEFDAAADILESIMPQVLEGEDCMLAARTYSLLADANMGLAGRNKHDGVRQKEHIARASEFIDCAFEGYSKAEDVRGQCEMTSKKATLMHLSGDLALANDYAARYLDLKKAG
- a CDS encoding uncharacterized protein (EggNog:ENOG410PTNQ~TransMembrane:1 (o118-139i)~BUSCO:12486at33183), with translation MPAAAMNSALYLPSRSLLSSLAGSATSRISIPSHSLYQLRPFSSSGNQYAAKGTFKAIKPRIPAQMSMKNRVKETMSSANRDMIPDDVGLLPGTFIRPAWRNLPSIFKEPKLRLRMEWMSLKMTVVNFISILSYCRFINKKLPLRLRERKSRALELHKQMYTSFANGDITSLKKTCCQGIFQNFAARISRRPRTSPRLLWTLHSYKKFPFALTFSGAQVISDRAAALPEAKGFGIRQTVIRIQSKQSLITPSSGEEQNAAQQSEKQQDCAEYVVLQRFMLNGEDGDWKVWGLAEETTPEDLETDPMFAQGLTMKDRIEMLSMRFKQ